A genome region from Salinigranum halophilum includes the following:
- a CDS encoding ABC transporter ATP-binding protein: MSLLEVDGLSAGYGDLKVLTDVDMHVNHGEYVTIVGPNGAGKSTMMKSVFGLTDRMDGTVAFDETEITTMDPEEIIHEGIGYVPQTDNVFPPLSVRENLEMGAYILDQVPEDTFEDVYERFPVLRERAAQKAGTLSGGQQQMLAMGRALMLDPELLLLDEPSAGLAPDLVEEMFERIDRIVESGTAVLMVEQNAKAALRHCDRGYVLVNGKNRYADTGDALLSDEQVRKDFLGG, encoded by the coding sequence GTGAGTCTCCTCGAAGTGGATGGTCTTTCCGCCGGCTACGGCGACCTCAAAGTATTGACCGACGTCGATATGCATGTCAACCATGGGGAGTATGTCACGATTGTCGGTCCAAACGGTGCAGGCAAATCGACGATGATGAAATCCGTATTCGGCTTGACTGACCGGATGGATGGAACCGTCGCTTTCGATGAGACTGAAATCACGACGATGGATCCCGAGGAAATCATCCACGAGGGGATTGGATACGTCCCGCAGACCGACAACGTGTTTCCACCACTCTCAGTCCGCGAAAACCTCGAGATGGGTGCGTACATTCTCGATCAAGTACCCGAAGACACGTTTGAAGACGTCTACGAGAGATTCCCAGTGCTTCGGGAGCGAGCCGCACAGAAGGCCGGGACACTCTCAGGTGGGCAACAACAGATGCTCGCGATGGGCCGGGCGTTGATGCTTGACCCCGAACTGCTCTTACTGGATGAGCCCAGCGCAGGTCTTGCGCCCGACTTGGTCGAAGAGATGTTCGAGCGAATCGACCGAATCGTCGAGTCGGGCACCGCCGTCTTGATGGTTGAACAGAACGCTAAGGCCGCGCTACGCCACTGTGACCGAGGATACGTTCTCGTCAACGGTAAGAACCGCTACGCCGACACTGGTGACGCGTTACTCTCAGACGAACAGGTCCGCAAGGATTTCCTGGGCGGCTGA
- a CDS encoding UvrD-helicase domain-containing protein has product MNTISLQEFERKWDELNGWEIEGGKSDILHHEKGPLWVLAGPGSGKTEALIIRTLRLLVVDGVDPESIMLTTFTEKGAEELEDRIAVAVQAFGYDDEIDVTNLRSGTLHSLCDALMDEYRYPQYLDLQLLDQHDQEFFVRRHAGDLLSWLKDADSGAHQFFESLRLPWKRTYPPNTWEATRLAIQLLNKSRQYRTDPDALANSDESVLRDLGAHLVAYEELLGDPDQQRCDFAALQEHFLDFIESTSSDRLFEGDPEVEKPPLEYVLVDEYQDTNPLQERIYFELAKRCSQNLTVVGDDDQALYRFRGGTVECMVRFGAKCEDELGVSPNTAQLTENFRSHGEIVQWINRYIHNHRELSSDLRAPNKEQLEPAAGIEAEYPAVNAIFGESRRETAELTAELIEYVLEEGVLDDPSQIALLVRSSRESPQNAGPFVEELQNRGINVYNPRNKALMDQEEVRLALGGLITVLDRELALLESDRIRGNFQETAHEWIAEFEALRTETRGDGLDEYVKNAHANLDNRDTEEWLESVMDVFYRLVSHEPFSSWRETEPNRAKRLATLTNLLEAYTNVYSGKLRTSGHYEGHISHGWLMGFYYNFIQYVANSGFDEPEDPYDQIPAGYVQVMTVHQAKGLEFPFVIAGDVDKSDGPDGTHFMEDVLAPYSDLNTDGSSAEVRAAGDTIRRFFVQYSRAQDALVLAGTKSGTKQVALGNDTGGRAVTPDSLAARGRVLSDRTDFARFEAIDREYEPNDGVRRRYSVTGDILSYRRCARQYGHFSDYGFSPAQAAQLYFGTVVHETLDRMHQQYRGQLDDVPEGIPNEADIERYFTQVSNALIAHGTKPMSGDAKDRALAYIKRFNEQMADELYPRVKDTEHRLQSQQESFVIEGTVDVLVRDEGSLETDDPDEWEIWDYKAAQLPTDGNIDIENYRYQMQVYAGLYEQKNGVLPSRAVLYFMGESDPEQAQVEIEFDRTQIDRALETFRATVGDIEQSRDTQEWRPPSEAPSEETCSACDLRWDCPTVDAQYPMRAP; this is encoded by the coding sequence ATGAACACGATATCTCTCCAGGAGTTTGAACGGAAATGGGACGAACTGAACGGGTGGGAGATCGAGGGCGGAAAATCCGATATCCTCCACCACGAGAAAGGGCCACTGTGGGTCCTTGCAGGCCCGGGAAGCGGTAAGACAGAGGCGCTCATCATCAGGACCCTCCGACTGCTCGTCGTCGATGGCGTTGATCCCGAGTCGATCATGCTCACGACTTTCACGGAGAAGGGGGCCGAAGAACTCGAAGATCGCATTGCAGTTGCGGTTCAGGCGTTTGGATACGATGACGAAATCGATGTGACGAACCTCCGGAGCGGCACGCTTCATAGCCTCTGCGACGCCCTCATGGACGAGTACCGCTACCCACAGTACCTCGATCTCCAGTTGCTGGATCAGCACGACCAAGAGTTCTTTGTGAGGCGGCATGCTGGCGACCTTCTGTCGTGGCTCAAGGATGCCGACAGTGGGGCACACCAGTTCTTCGAGTCGCTTCGGTTACCGTGGAAACGGACGTACCCACCCAACACCTGGGAGGCGACTCGTCTAGCGATACAGTTGCTCAACAAGTCCCGTCAGTATCGGACTGATCCGGACGCGCTCGCCAACAGCGATGAATCGGTGTTACGTGACTTGGGTGCCCATCTGGTGGCGTACGAGGAACTGCTCGGCGACCCCGACCAACAGCGGTGTGATTTCGCCGCGTTACAGGAGCATTTCTTGGACTTCATCGAGTCGACATCGAGCGACCGGTTGTTCGAGGGTGACCCAGAGGTGGAGAAACCTCCGCTCGAGTACGTCCTCGTCGACGAGTACCAAGACACTAATCCGCTTCAAGAACGGATCTACTTCGAGCTCGCAAAGCGGTGCAGTCAGAACCTGACGGTCGTCGGTGATGACGATCAAGCGCTCTACCGGTTCCGGGGCGGCACCGTCGAGTGTATGGTTCGATTCGGAGCGAAGTGTGAAGACGAACTCGGCGTGTCTCCGAACACGGCGCAACTGACGGAGAACTTCCGCTCACACGGCGAAATCGTCCAGTGGATCAACCGATACATCCACAATCATCGTGAGCTCAGTTCGGATCTGCGGGCGCCGAACAAAGAGCAGTTGGAACCGGCTGCCGGCATTGAAGCCGAATACCCCGCAGTCAATGCTATTTTCGGAGAGAGCAGGCGTGAGACGGCTGAACTCACCGCCGAACTCATCGAATACGTTCTCGAGGAAGGCGTTCTGGACGACCCCAGCCAGATCGCATTGCTCGTCCGGAGTTCACGTGAGTCTCCGCAGAACGCCGGTCCATTCGTCGAGGAACTCCAAAATCGAGGGATCAACGTGTACAACCCACGAAACAAGGCACTCATGGATCAAGAGGAGGTTCGATTAGCCTTGGGCGGCCTCATTACGGTATTAGACCGTGAGCTCGCGCTACTCGAAAGCGACAGAATACGGGGGAACTTCCAGGAGACGGCACACGAATGGATCGCCGAATTCGAGGCGCTTCGGACTGAAACCCGGGGGGACGGACTCGATGAGTACGTGAAGAATGCGCATGCGAATCTCGATAACCGCGACACTGAGGAGTGGCTCGAGTCGGTGATGGACGTCTTTTACCGACTCGTCTCTCACGAACCGTTCAGTTCGTGGCGTGAAACCGAACCGAACCGAGCGAAACGCCTTGCGACGCTGACGAACCTCCTCGAAGCGTACACGAACGTCTACAGCGGAAAGCTCCGGACGTCGGGTCACTACGAAGGGCACATCTCACATGGATGGCTGATGGGGTTCTACTACAACTTCATCCAGTACGTCGCGAACTCGGGGTTCGACGAACCGGAGGACCCCTACGACCAGATTCCGGCGGGATACGTCCAGGTGATGACCGTCCACCAGGCGAAGGGGCTCGAATTCCCGTTCGTCATCGCTGGTGACGTCGACAAGAGTGACGGCCCCGACGGGACCCACTTCATGGAAGACGTCCTCGCGCCGTATTCGGACCTGAACACTGACGGGAGTAGTGCCGAAGTGCGTGCAGCAGGCGATACTATCAGGCGATTCTTCGTCCAGTACTCGCGGGCACAGGACGCGCTGGTTCTCGCCGGGACAAAATCTGGCACAAAGCAGGTCGCGCTGGGGAACGACACCGGTGGACGAGCAGTGACGCCAGACTCACTGGCAGCCCGAGGTCGGGTACTCAGTGACCGGACCGACTTCGCCCGATTCGAGGCCATCGACAGAGAGTACGAGCCGAACGACGGCGTTAGACGGCGGTACAGTGTCACCGGTGACATCCTCTCGTACCGTCGATGTGCACGTCAGTATGGTCACTTCTCTGACTATGGATTCTCACCCGCCCAGGCTGCACAACTGTACTTCGGGACAGTTGTTCACGAAACCCTCGACCGGATGCACCAGCAGTATCGTGGGCAATTAGATGACGTACCTGAAGGGATTCCGAACGAGGCGGATATCGAGCGATATTTCACTCAGGTGAGTAACGCCCTCATCGCTCATGGAACGAAACCGATGAGTGGTGATGCCAAAGACCGGGCACTCGCATACATCAAACGTTTCAACGAACAGATGGCTGATGAACTGTATCCACGAGTCAAAGACACCGAACACCGACTCCAGTCACAACAGGAGAGCTTCGTCATCGAGGGGACTGTCGACGTCCTCGTGCGGGACGAGGGGTCGCTGGAAACCGACGACCCGGACGAGTGGGAGATATGGGACTACAAGGCGGCACAACTGCCTACAGACGGTAACATCGACATCGAGAACTACCGCTACCAGATGCAGGTCTATGCCGGACTCTACGAGCAAAAAAACGGCGTGCTCCCGTCCCGCGCAGTTCTGTACTTCATGGGCGAGTCAGACCCCGAGCAGGCACAGGTCGAAATCGAATTCGACAGGACGCAAATCGACCGCGCTCTGGAGACGTTCAGAGCGACCGTCGGCGATATCGAACAGAGTCGGGACACACAGGAGTGGCGACCGCCGAGCGAGGCCCCGTCCGAAGAGACGTGTTCGGCCTGCGACCTTCGGTGGGACTGTCCCACCGTCGATGCGCAGTACCCGATGCGTGCTCCCTGA
- a CDS encoding outer membrane protein assembly factor BamB family protein, giving the protein MERLLQLHVLTPEDDEYRWDRICEILTAEGFPIVDDGDLLFSDSEVEFATTLFEARADNLEQVGRVRSELAELYDDGDVFRHERPLNMEHGRSVKNPSAHIILQVVNIGIDQPRISWRQSFDLLDNMPRTDEGYLYHATSRSVFAVDVASGDLIWERECERITSVPEVANGIVVVKGSFSVRAYEAVSGELLWDFTTGEDPDKDLIDARVEIGPESVYIGTRGGSVLALSRTDGSCTVHSRFESAVVQVAYTDHGLLVGTADGSVYAVEPAGTPRWAQDRSFGFGPVREDVMYVTAGHRVEAISLSDGSREWQTEFTVTKEVRKQGTETDETTRKQYKAPVNGPICVTVGRLLVPTLNGVFCLTRDTGAIEWRFDPTENKPLHRFRSAHLIGERTTVALDSDGTIYCVDIETGEQFATYILGGEPHPIVPLGESAIATVSDELLRLDDFPTVQ; this is encoded by the coding sequence ATGGAACGATTGCTCCAGCTACACGTATTAACACCGGAAGATGACGAGTACCGGTGGGATCGCATCTGTGAGATACTGACTGCGGAAGGATTTCCGATCGTTGATGATGGCGACTTGCTGTTCAGTGATTCGGAGGTAGAGTTCGCGACCACGTTATTCGAGGCCCGAGCAGATAATCTCGAGCAAGTCGGGCGTGTGCGGAGCGAACTCGCCGAGCTGTACGACGATGGAGACGTATTCAGACACGAGCGTCCGTTGAATATGGAACACGGCCGGTCAGTGAAAAATCCGAGCGCCCACATCATCCTCCAGGTGGTCAATATCGGGATCGATCAGCCACGGATTTCCTGGCGTCAGTCGTTCGATCTACTTGACAATATGCCACGAACAGACGAGGGATATCTCTACCATGCAACATCAAGATCCGTCTTTGCGGTAGACGTGGCGTCTGGAGACTTGATATGGGAGCGTGAATGTGAGCGAATCACCAGTGTGCCTGAAGTGGCTAACGGAATTGTAGTCGTGAAAGGCTCGTTCTCGGTCCGAGCGTACGAGGCGGTGAGTGGAGAGTTACTCTGGGACTTCACGACGGGCGAGGACCCCGATAAAGATTTGATCGATGCTCGAGTCGAGATCGGCCCGGAATCAGTCTACATCGGCACACGTGGTGGATCAGTACTTGCTCTTTCGAGAACAGACGGGTCCTGCACGGTTCACAGCAGGTTTGAGAGTGCTGTCGTTCAGGTAGCCTACACCGATCACGGCCTCCTTGTCGGGACGGCGGATGGCTCCGTGTACGCGGTCGAACCTGCTGGCACACCGAGATGGGCACAAGACCGGAGCTTTGGATTCGGTCCAGTACGCGAGGACGTGATGTACGTAACCGCCGGCCATCGAGTCGAGGCCATCTCGCTGTCTGATGGGTCTCGCGAGTGGCAGACTGAATTCACGGTAACGAAGGAGGTCCGAAAGCAAGGGACTGAGACGGACGAGACCACACGAAAACAGTATAAAGCACCGGTCAATGGCCCGATCTGTGTCACAGTCGGCCGACTCCTCGTCCCGACGTTGAATGGGGTGTTCTGTCTCACCCGGGACACGGGTGCCATCGAATGGCGATTCGACCCGACAGAGAACAAACCCCTCCATCGATTCCGTTCTGCTCATCTCATTGGAGAGCGCACCACAGTCGCCCTAGATAGTGATGGGACGATCTACTGCGTAGATATCGAAACTGGCGAGCAGTTCGCGACGTACATACTTGGTGGCGAGCCACACCCGATCGTTCCACTCGGGGAGAGTGCAATCGCCACAGTAAGCGACGAGCTGCTCCGATTAGACGATTTCCCAACTGTTCAGTGA
- a CDS encoding winged helix-turn-helix domain-containing protein yields the protein MSKIDDARADEPVSDPFGAQQRLFKLLSQDTRHKIIQMLLGHPDHLASLDELVYMTGKSSGAIRNQLNELEEADIIDMYPYPENMDEREYPAKFYGFTPYGVRVLDQYNYLSGLPVMRALYARTKKDEKVETHAEAPRPSLPETVRNALTFDESGENTEFDGDDEDGDTPLLTMTQIAASSARVPDES from the coding sequence ATGTCTAAAATCGACGACGCCAGAGCGGACGAACCTGTGTCTGACCCTTTCGGAGCACAACAACGGTTGTTCAAACTCCTCTCTCAGGACACTCGTCACAAGATCATCCAGATGCTCCTCGGCCATCCTGACCACCTCGCGTCGCTCGATGAGCTCGTATACATGACCGGGAAGAGTAGTGGAGCGATTCGGAATCAACTCAACGAACTAGAGGAGGCCGACATCATCGATATGTACCCATACCCAGAGAACATGGACGAGCGCGAGTATCCCGCGAAGTTCTACGGGTTCACCCCGTACGGCGTTCGCGTTCTCGACCAGTACAACTACCTCTCCGGTCTGCCCGTGATGCGCGCCCTCTACGCTCGAACAAAAAAAGACGAGAAGGTCGAAACACACGCGGAGGCCCCACGTCCGTCGCTTCCGGAGACGGTGCGAAACGCACTCACCTTCGATGAGTCTGGTGAGAACACGGAATTCGACGGTGACGACGAGGATGGCGACACACCGTTGCTGACGATGACCCAGATAGCTGCCTCTTCAGCGCGAGTTCCTGATGAGTCATAG
- a CDS encoding ABC transporter substrate-binding protein, translating into MALAGCSSSGGSSGSSSTDREIMQGFLLPLTGDLGALGTAMRDAGIMASNQVNDADNGITVSTQEEDTQTTVPDAISGANALVNADYPMMVGGATSNIEIGNQVFVPNEMVACSPSNTLPTLRTFEDDGFFFRTTPGDRYQGFAMAQAASEQLDGIETAATTYINDDYGQLLSQWFTDHFEQGFGGSVQQQVVHDPTESSYSSALQTALQDDPDLFVVITYPQSGTQLFRDYYADFDTGRPIMLTDGTKAPTLPDEVGQDMSNAIGTMPAADGPTYDTFVSQYEEEYGNAAAAFTAQTYDASAITLLANAAAGENSGPAVRDQMQNVANPEGTEVTIDNLAEGVEMAANGEEIQYVGASSAVDFDDEGDLRAGTYELWEFDDSESGINRLDLVTVNRDQAIEPGS; encoded by the coding sequence ATGGCGCTCGCTGGTTGCTCGAGCAGTGGTGGAAGCAGCGGTAGTAGTAGTACAGACCGAGAAATTATGCAGGGGTTCCTCCTACCGCTAACCGGTGACCTGGGGGCGTTGGGGACGGCAATGCGAGATGCGGGTATCATGGCCTCCAACCAGGTCAACGACGCCGACAACGGCATCACCGTCAGCACCCAAGAGGAAGACACTCAAACCACCGTTCCCGATGCCATCAGCGGGGCCAACGCCTTGGTCAACGCTGATTACCCGATGATGGTCGGTGGGGCAACCTCGAACATTGAAATCGGCAACCAAGTGTTCGTGCCGAATGAGATGGTCGCTTGCTCCCCGTCAAACACGCTTCCAACGCTACGGACGTTTGAGGACGACGGCTTCTTTTTCAGAACAACCCCCGGTGATCGTTATCAGGGGTTCGCGATGGCTCAAGCCGCTTCGGAACAACTAGACGGTATCGAGACTGCGGCGACGACCTACATCAACGACGACTACGGTCAGTTGCTCTCACAGTGGTTCACTGACCACTTTGAGCAGGGCTTCGGCGGGAGCGTCCAGCAACAGGTCGTCCACGACCCGACAGAGTCGTCCTACAGTTCGGCTCTTCAGACCGCCTTACAGGATGATCCGGACCTGTTCGTTGTCATCACATACCCTCAAAGTGGAACCCAACTGTTCCGAGATTACTACGCCGACTTCGACACCGGCCGTCCGATCATGTTGACCGACGGTACAAAAGCACCAACGCTGCCCGATGAGGTCGGTCAGGACATGAGCAATGCAATCGGGACGATGCCGGCAGCAGACGGTCCGACGTACGATACCTTCGTGTCGCAGTATGAAGAAGAGTACGGCAATGCGGCCGCCGCTTTCACCGCCCAAACGTACGACGCCTCAGCGATTACCTTGTTGGCGAACGCCGCAGCCGGCGAAAATAGTGGACCGGCAGTTCGCGACCAGATGCAGAACGTCGCGAACCCAGAAGGGACCGAAGTCACCATCGATAACCTCGCGGAGGGTGTCGAAATGGCCGCGAACGGCGAAGAAATTCAGTACGTCGGTGCCTCTTCGGCCGTTGACTTCGATGATGAGGGTGACCTTCGAGCTGGAACCTATGAGCTCTGGGAGTTCGACGACAGCGAGTCAGGCATCAACCGGCTCGACCTCGTGACTGTCAATCGAGACCAAGCAATTGAGCCGGGGAGCTGA
- a CDS encoding pentapeptide repeat-containing protein: MFEGSVSFVGATFQSPQSDADTATEASFEGATFKSETTFEDAAFELPTTFTGATFEARASFAGVHSEEMLGFDSAVFEDVSRFREAVFEKLVSFEHATFSERADFFESTFADAHVPDEPYAIEPAAWFGGATFERGAELSCSTFEVQADFALATFGENADFHQTTFGAEADFMSATFGSDADFLGCEFVAAVSFRKATFGGTAGFQGVDLTGQQFHGADLTDADFGDATLCRADLESTLLSRARLTGADLRGATLSGAVIGDVHVDEDTRFLGRPGDDTRSPHTIAAIRASHPCVYDPAYGDDGHADTDTAKSVYRTLEDLGRRTGRSRLQARCFVRRQDLQKDGYWDDATAADVTAEERLVAGARWGRSAVARAMLLYGESPWRVIGYSFVTVIGFALLYPLGGWMRPEGGEPVTYDGLASVAEFGNSLYYSTLTFTALGFGDFQPVGFGRVLTTIETSFGAVLLALLVFILGRRAAR, translated from the coding sequence GTGTTCGAAGGGAGCGTCTCGTTCGTCGGCGCAACGTTCCAGTCTCCCCAGTCTGACGCCGATACCGCGACCGAAGCGTCATTCGAAGGGGCCACATTCAAATCAGAGACGACCTTCGAAGACGCCGCCTTCGAGCTTCCAACGACGTTCACGGGCGCGACCTTCGAAGCACGGGCATCGTTCGCAGGCGTACACTCCGAGGAGATGCTGGGCTTCGACAGTGCCGTCTTCGAGGACGTTTCGAGGTTCAGGGAGGCGGTGTTCGAGAAGCTCGTCAGCTTCGAACACGCCACGTTCAGCGAGCGAGCCGATTTCTTCGAGTCGACGTTCGCTGACGCCCACGTGCCCGACGAGCCGTACGCTATCGAGCCGGCGGCGTGGTTCGGCGGCGCAACGTTCGAGCGGGGGGCAGAACTTTCCTGTTCGACCTTCGAGGTCCAAGCCGACTTCGCACTCGCTACGTTCGGGGAGAATGCCGACTTCCACCAGACCACCTTCGGCGCAGAGGCCGATTTCATGAGCGCGACCTTCGGTTCGGACGCTGATTTCCTGGGGTGTGAGTTCGTGGCGGCAGTGTCGTTCCGCAAGGCCACGTTCGGGGGCACCGCCGGATTCCAGGGCGTGGATCTCACCGGGCAACAGTTCCATGGTGCGGACCTGACCGACGCAGACTTCGGTGACGCGACCCTGTGCCGGGCAGACCTCGAGTCCACGTTGCTGAGCCGTGCGAGGCTGACCGGCGCCGACCTGCGCGGTGCCACACTCTCGGGAGCGGTCATAGGCGACGTACACGTCGACGAAGACACGCGATTTCTCGGTCGTCCCGGCGACGACACCCGCTCGCCGCATACCATCGCGGCGATCCGCGCCAGCCATCCGTGCGTCTACGACCCGGCCTACGGCGACGACGGGCACGCTGACACTGACACGGCTAAATCGGTCTACCGGACGCTGGAGGACCTCGGCCGGCGAACGGGCCGGTCTCGGCTCCAAGCCCGCTGTTTCGTCCGACGGCAGGATCTCCAGAAAGACGGCTACTGGGACGATGCGACGGCCGCCGACGTGACCGCCGAAGAGCGGCTTGTGGCAGGGGCACGATGGGGTCGGTCGGCGGTAGCACGGGCGATGCTGCTCTACGGCGAGAGTCCGTGGCGAGTCATCGGCTACAGCTTCGTCACCGTCATCGGGTTCGCACTGCTGTATCCCCTCGGTGGCTGGATGCGACCGGAGGGAGGTGAACCGGTCACGTACGACGGCCTCGCGAGCGTCGCCGAGTTCGGAAACTCACTCTACTACTCGACCCTCACGTTCACCGCACTCGGCTTCGGCGACTTCCAGCCGGTCGGGTTCGGTCGCGTCTTGACCACGATAGAGACGAGTTTCGGGGCGGTGTTGCTCGCTCTCTTGGTGTTCATTCTCGGTCGACGAGCGGCGCGATGA
- a CDS encoding OB-fold nucleic acid binding domain-containing protein, which yields MSSTNVFGQEVSVDEQAYEQVNERVVDENGFEVVDETPEFRATVQMEVQAKVDANHPEGMVDTGQERIYGATLAQEERINARAAELASISTKATLGTQEGRAQRTSDVVGAMSARRREEFDERAAAVDSLFGQEGDPREELSRDELAMVNRESMRMARKLKGWSRAAISRRLAEKVVNGQGMMTAVVGTFEELQTEPGRVVPIGALEDVRRREVSIEGRVETLWVPSHPSIAQVGLIGDESGRTRVTIWKRSDAPQIREGELVRIHGAARNWYQGRVSLAVTGWSDVRFPERGRWWE from the coding sequence ATGTCTAGTACAAACGTATTCGGACAAGAAGTTTCGGTCGATGAACAGGCGTACGAACAGGTGAACGAGCGGGTCGTGGATGAAAACGGCTTCGAGGTCGTCGACGAGACTCCTGAGTTCAGAGCGACGGTGCAGATGGAAGTGCAGGCGAAGGTGGATGCGAACCACCCTGAGGGGATGGTCGACACTGGTCAGGAGCGAATCTACGGTGCGACCCTGGCCCAAGAAGAGCGCATCAACGCAAGAGCGGCGGAACTGGCGTCCATCAGTACGAAAGCGACGCTCGGAACCCAGGAGGGGCGAGCACAGCGGACGTCCGATGTGGTGGGTGCGATGAGTGCGCGGCGACGTGAGGAGTTCGACGAACGGGCGGCGGCTGTGGATTCGCTGTTCGGCCAGGAGGGTGATCCTCGTGAAGAACTCTCTCGAGACGAGTTGGCGATGGTGAACCGCGAGTCGATGCGGATGGCCAGGAAGCTGAAGGGGTGGTCGCGAGCGGCGATCAGTCGGCGGCTGGCTGAGAAGGTCGTGAACGGCCAGGGGATGATGACGGCCGTCGTCGGGACGTTCGAGGAGCTACAGACCGAGCCTGGGCGGGTCGTGCCGATTGGAGCACTGGAGGACGTGCGCCGTCGAGAGGTGAGTATCGAAGGTCGCGTCGAGACGTTGTGGGTGCCCTCCCATCCGAGTATCGCCCAGGTCGGGCTGATTGGAGACGAGAGCGGCCGGACGCGTGTGACCATCTGGAAGCGGTCGGATGCCCCCCAGATTCGAGAGGGCGAACTTGTGCGGATTCACGGGGCGGCGCGAAACTGGTACCAGGGGCGTGTATCCCTGGCTGTGACGGGCTGGTCGGACGTGAGGTTCCCCGAGCGCGGTCGGTGGTGGGAATAG
- a CDS encoding metallophosphoesterase family protein: protein MTTLGWVSDSHIGKRTGGYGRKRWALHPEEDLVRVVRPLCDPAPAAVIHTGDVFHEDSSGVTPQNRSLVREVLERFAQTDVPVLYIRGNHARQESSIVLRRFERAGLLTRLQHVPTEIGSVAVYGIDYHDKEWWSESVPRLQPSDAPTSVLCLHQSLRPYVTHTRALSVHELLQRLSQNLRRPPDVVLVGHMHRLIDDMIEIDGHTTRVLSCGATTRIGKSRDSFGPSRGELQFVDGQIHYQRISEPAN from the coding sequence ATGACGACGCTCGGATGGGTAAGCGATAGCCACATCGGCAAACGAACGGGTGGATACGGCCGGAAGCGCTGGGCACTCCACCCAGAAGAAGACCTGGTCAGAGTCGTTCGCCCCCTGTGCGATCCCGCGCCGGCTGCGGTGATACACACTGGAGACGTCTTTCACGAAGACAGCAGTGGCGTCACACCACAGAACCGATCACTCGTCCGAGAGGTCCTCGAGCGGTTCGCACAGACGGACGTGCCAGTGCTGTACATTCGCGGAAACCACGCACGACAGGAGAGTTCGATAGTACTGAGGCGCTTTGAGCGAGCAGGGTTGCTTACGCGCCTCCAACACGTGCCCACCGAGATCGGGTCGGTCGCCGTCTACGGGATCGATTACCACGACAAAGAGTGGTGGAGCGAGTCAGTACCGAGACTGCAGCCGTCCGATGCCCCCACGAGTGTCCTCTGTCTGCATCAGTCCCTCCGACCGTACGTTACGCATACACGTGCACTTTCAGTCCACGAACTGCTTCAGCGACTCAGTCAGAATCTCCGGCGCCCACCGGACGTGGTACTCGTCGGGCATATGCACCGACTCATCGATGACATGATCGAAATCGACGGTCATACCACTCGCGTCCTGAGTTGTGGTGCGACGACCCGGATCGGAAAATCCAGGGATTCGTTCGGACCGAGTCGCGGCGAATTACAGTTTGTGGACGGACAGATACACTACCAGCGGATATCCGAACCAGCGAACTGA